ACCAGGTCCACGTACTCGCGGCGGATCGGCGCAAACACGCCGAAGTGCGGATGAATCCGGCCGCCGGCTTCTGGAATCTCGATGCCTTTCGTGCGCCACTCGTGCGCACCGATCACGCCGAGCAAGGCTCGCAGCGATGTGACTGAGGCGGTTTCCGCGGGACCGTAGGCTTCCGCGCAGGCTGGCCGGATATCGGGCGCCCTTCGCAATGGGATCGAGTAGTCAGCGTCGAGCGGAACTAACAACGCGTTGAGCGTGCGGGCCCGTTGCGACCTGGCTTGCCGGTAGAGATGGAAAACGTCGGCGGAGCTTGCGCTCGAAGCGGCGGCTGACGTTCTCGCTCCGCGTTTGCGACGATCCGCGCGATTCCCCAACGCAGTCAACATCTGGCGAGCCTCTTGAAAATCCCCGCGCCAGAGCAGCGCGGTCCCCTGGCAGGCGAGGCCATACGCCTCGTCCGCGGTCATTTTCCCGTCGGCAACAACGACGTGCGTAGCGGGCAGCGCCCCGCTATGGGAACGCCACCGCGCCTCGAAGGCTTTGCCGTCTTCGAGCCAGCGAATGATCGGCAGAGAGTCCATGGAAGCGTCGATCACTTCAACAATGGGTGATCTTCCGGGAGCTGCTTCGAATACCAAATGGCCAGCTTGTGCCGCATGGTGTTCTCGGCAACTTGATCCTCGGGCAGCGGCTGGATCAGCTTGTCGTGCACCAGCAGCCGGTACACGTAGAGCAGCTTCTGGCTGGCGGAATCCGTCGGCTCGAATTCAACGGCGCCGCGTTCTTGCGCGTATTTCATGGCCGCGAGCAACCCCGCCTTGAACAGCTCGGCCTCGTGTTTCAATTTCTTCATCGCTTCTCACTCCTCATGCCAGTCTAACGCGAAGTGACCTGCAATCCCGCGCAATGAACCGCGGCATTCCAACTGAAATCGTGGCGGGCTCCCATGAAACACGCCACGCGCAATTCTGCGCGAGCATTTCAAGCTCCCGGAGCGTGAACGCTTCAACACGGTTTGGAAGCATTGCCATGTCAAGCATCAACACCCATGCAAATCGAGTCGCAGTCGTCACCGGCGCGGCACGCGGAATCGGACAAGCGATCTCTCGCCAGCTGGGCGAGCGCGGCGCGAAGCTGGTACTCGTCGACCTCGAGGCGGCGACCGAAACCGCATCGAAACTGTCGGCGTCGGGAGCCGAAAGCCTGTGCGTGAACGCCGACGTCTCACTACCGGAAGACTGGGAGCGCATCGCGGCGATGACGATCGAGCGTTTTGGCCGCGCCGACATCCTGGTCAACAACGCCGGCATCTATCCGTTCGCCGAATTCGACAAGCTGACCTACGAATTGTGGTCCCGGGTGCTGCGCGTGAATCTCGACTCGCAGTTCCTTGGCGCGAAGGCGTTGGTGCCGTTGATGCAACGCAATGGCTGGGGACGTATCGTCAATGTGTCGTCCAACTCCATTGCCATTGCGGCGACCGGGCTCAGCCACTACATGGCGAGCAAGATGGGAGCGATCGGCCTGACGCGCGGCCTCGCAAACGACGTAGCGCCGCTCGGCGTCACCGTGAATGCCGTCTGCCCGGCGCTCACGGACACCCCGGGGCAGAGGTCCCGTCCGCGCGCGGAGCTCGAAGCGGTGGCCGGCCTTCAGGCCATCAAGAGAATCGCGCAGGCGGATGACATCGTCGGCCCCATCCTTTTCCTGACCAGCGATGACGCAGGTTTCATGACCGGCCAGACGCTCGTGGTCGACGGCGGCATGTTCAAGCTCTGAGGGGCCGCAAGCTTTGGTTCAAGGCTACGTAATTCGACGGGGCTCGATCGCTAGTTAGTCCCCGGCAATTCGACGAACCTGCGCGTCTCGCGGAAGGTCACCACCTTGCAATCGCCGCCGATCCGCGACGACGAGCGTGCCGGGCGCGAAACGCCCAGCGCCGGAATTCCAAGAAAATACGCCATGCGCACCAGGTCCGCGAAAGACGCAGCCTGCATCTTCTGCATGATTCGCCGGCGATGAACCTGGATCGTGATCTCGGTGACACCCAGCTCGGCCGCCGACTGTTTGTTGAGACTCCCGCCGGCGACCAGCGGCAGCACCTGCCGCTCGCGATGCGTGAGTGTCGCGAGTCGCTGGCGCAATTCGATCTCCCGCGCTCGCTCGACCCGCATGATCCTGTCCAGATCGAGCGCAGCCCTGACTGCACGCAGCATGGTGTGCGGCTGCAGGGGAGTCGTCAGGAAGTCCAGCGCGCCGGCCTTGAGCGCGCGAACGGAATACACGACGTCCGCCTGCTGGGTCACGAACAGGACCGGTGGGCATGCGCCCGCGAGCTGCAGCTGCAGATCGAGCCCGCACATATCGGGCAACACGACGTCCAGAATGACGCAGCCGGGCGCATCCCGTTCCGGATACTGTAGATAGGCGGCGGCCGTCTCGAACGTAATGGCGTATATGCCCTGTGCGTAAAGCACTTGTTCGAGACCGGACCGCACCACCTCGTCGCCACTGACGATGAACACGGTCTGGTGACTTCGATCGATGATTTCCATCACAGCGTGCCTCGTGGTCCATGCGAGCCAGCTCGCGATGGACGAATCGTCAGGGAACGCCTGAATTTTCTGTAGCCCGGAACCAGTGCGCCAACGGGCCCCTCGATCAGGGGGTCGGCGCCTCACGCCGGCGGAAGAACTCCGACGGCTAAAGCTCGAGAATGCCGCGCGCAATCGCGATCGCAACCGCGTGCGACCGGTCGCTGGCATTGAGTTTTGCCATGACGCTCTTGAGGTAACCCTTCACCGTCTCCTCCGACAGCGAAAGCCGGGCGGCGATCTCCTTGTTGCTGAGCCCGGACGCCACCCCGCGAACGACGTCGATTTCACGCTCGCTGAGATCCTCACTTCCGACGTGCTCCGCAATGGCGAGCGCGACTTCGCTCGGCACGTAGCGTTTACGCTGATGGGCGGCACGAATGGCGTGCATCAGGTCCTTGCGCAGCGAGCTCTTGAGCAGGTATCCGAGCGCCCCCGCCTTCAGCGCACGCATCGCCAGCACGTCGGCGTTGTAGGTAGTCAGCACGACGATGCGCGCGTCGGGAAATTCCTCGCGAATCGCGACGATCGTATCCACGCCGCCCATGACCGGCATGTTGAGGTCGAGCAGCGTGACGTCCGGCCGCAAGGCGCGATACTGAAGTAGCGCCTCGCGTCCATTGCTTGCTTCACCGACGAACTCCATGTCGGGCTGCGCCTGGACCGACAGCGCAATGCCGTCGCGGATCATGGGGTGATCGTCTGCGGCGAGTATCCGGATGCGGCCCGAGGTCGAGGGCGTCAGTGGCGGCGTCGACAAGGAACTATCTCCTCGAGGCCGGTGAACACCGGCCGGTCCCAGAAATCACGCATTTGCTCACAGCTCCACGTCGCCGTCACGACCCGATAGGGGGTGTTGTGATCGCCCGTATCGTGGGTACGGGGGCTCAGGCCCAGTCGGTCGAGCCGGAGTCAATACGGGAAACCCCTTTGAAGGCGACCTTGCCGGGGATATGTAACTCGATGGTCGTCCCTTCATCGGGCCTGCTCGTAACGAGAAGCCGTGCGCGAATGCGTGCTGCCCGCTCTTGCATGCCCTTCAGTCCCCAATGTCCTGCGGGCGCAAGTTTGCGCGAGTCGAAACCCTGGCCGTCATCCTTCACTTCAAGCAGCACTGACGAACGCCCGTAAGCGATCCGCGCATCGATGCGCGTCGCATGCGCGTGACGGAATGCATTCGTGATCGCTTCGGCGGCGATTCGGAAAGCTTCCTCGCGCACCACGGGATGCAGCTCGCGCGGGCTCCCCTCGACCGACAACTCGAAGCGCGCGCCAAGATCGCGCATCATTTCGCTGCCTAACAAACGCAGGGCTTCGGGCAGGTCGCCATCCTCGATCGTCGAGGCGCGCAGGTTCGTCACCTTGCGTCGGCCGTCTACCAGTACCTCGTCCGCGCGCTCGAGTGCGTCCTCCATGAGCGCGCGCGCGGGCTCGTGCGCAGGAATGCGGTCCATCGCGAGCTGGAAGCGCAGCATGAGCCCCTGCACGCCCTGCAGGAACGTGTCGTGCAGATCGCGCGCGATGCGCTCGCGCTCCACGATGCGTTCTTCGAGCCGCAAGCGCAGTTGTGTCTTCGCCTGCCGTAGCCACCATGAAAACACGAGCAGCAGCAGACCCAGTGCGCCCAAAACCCAGAGAGCGGTGAACCACCCCGTTTGCGTAAACGTGGGCGGAACCAAGAGATCGATGGCGGCCCCGGTCTTGTTCCACAGGCCATCATTGTTGGACGCAATCACATGAAAGCGATACCGCCCCGGTTTGAGGTCGTTGTAAAACGCCTGACGACGCGTGCCGACGTCCTGCCAGGCCGACTCGTGACCTTCGAGCCGGTACTTGAAGTGAACGCGCTCGGGAACGGTGAGACTCAGCGCGGTATAAGCGATCTCGAGATTGCGCGTTTTGGCAGGCAGCCTGAGCGCACCGCTCAACGTGAAGGCATCGTGGTTCGTGCCGTCGGCTTGAACGGATTTCACGTACACCGTGGGAATGATCGTATTGCGGGGCCGGTACCCAGGGTCAGTCCAGGCGACGCCGTCACCGGTGGTGAACCAGACCTTTCCGTCGTTGCTGATCGCCAGCGTTGGCACCGGTCGGAGGGAGACCGGCGCACCGGGCATTCCATCGAGAGAATCCAGCACGGTGCCCGTGACAGCGTGAGCTGGATTCGTGCCCAGTTTCGCGATTTCTGCGGCGTCGAGATGAACTGCACCGTCGGCAGTATTCAGCCAGACGTCGCCTCCGGGAAGCTCGGCGATGCCGGTGACTGCCGCGAGTCGCAGATTTGCAGCACTGACAACGGGATGGAAAGCCGCTCCGTCGAACCATACGAGTCCGCGCTCGCTTCCCACCCACACTCGGCTTCCACGAACCGTCACTGCGAGAACGGCGCCGCCATCGAGACCGTGCGCCGCGCCGAAAAGCGTGACTCGACCGTTCTCGAGTCGGGCCAACCGGCCATCCACGTACCCCAACCACAGCCGCCCCTGTTCATCGGACTTCAATACGGTGGCGGGCCCCGCAGGAAGGCCGCCGGAGCCGCCCCGCGGAATCCATTCATTGCCTTCCACCCGATAGACGTCGCCGCGCACGACGGAAACCCACAGCGCACCCTCACGATCCATGGCCATCGCCTGGATACTTCCCGAGCCGGCGCCCGGAGATCTCAACTCCGACGGGCGTTTGATGGAACGCCATCGGCCGTTTCGCAGATTCCAGATGCGGTCGAGCGAACCGATCCACAGGTCACCCCGCGGGTCGGTATAGAAGCAGGTGAACTCCTGCTCCGTGGCGGCCCCGGGCGGCGGCTCTACCGGAATGAGCCGTGACCCCGTGGAGCGGAAAAGAGCCTTGCGCACGGTGCCGATCCAGACGCCGTCGGCTCCGGTAGCCATGGTGGAAGGACCGAGTGGCAGCGCGACCCTGATCACGGCCGGTTCGCGCAACCTGATGAGCCCGGCTGAAGTGCCGAGCCAGATGTTTCCCTCACGATCCTCGAGCGTAGAGTTGGTGAAGTACGCGCGCTGCCCCCGGATCTCTGACGGCTCTTCGTCCCCGGTGATCTCGCTCCCGGCGCGATCGGATAGCTGCAGCCGACGGACGCGTTTGTTGGTGACCAGCCATAAATATCCATGTTGATCGAAGAGGCCAGGCGTCAGGATTTCTGTGCCGCTCGAATCCAGCCTGACGATGACCTTTCTCCCTTGCGCCGGCGCGCGCAGCGAAACGGTCTTCTCGTCCTCCTGCGACACCGCCCATGCGACGTCGTGTGGAGGCTGCAATAACAAATGCGACCTCATGGTCCCCGGCAGCACCGTGCCGGTGTCTTCGAAACGATGCGTGCCCGGCCGCAGGACGAGGATGGAGCGACCCGAGATCGCCCAGAGCGTTCCCGACCGGTCCGCCAGGAAAGAGTTGACACCCTGTGGCGCGTTCCATTCCGCGCTGGGCGCGATCCATTCTCCATCGTCGAGGAAAAACACACCGCGCGTCGTGGCCGCCCACAAAGTTCCGGCCGCATCCCTTGCGAAATCGACCACGGTGTTGCGCGGCAATCCTTTCGCGTAGTGCGTAAACCGGCCGTCCTTGATGAAAGTTGCACCGCCGAACGTATAACCAACCCACAGGCCCCCTTCCGGAGGCGCCCACAAGGAGTAGACATTGTTGGAAAGCAGTTGCCCCTCGCCGAGCCCGACGTGCTCGAACTGAACGCCATCGAACCGGAATAGTCCGGTGGCGGTACCCGCCCACAAGTAACCGTCGGCAGACTGCTCGATCGTGACGATGCCGCTCAGTGCGCCATCTCCCGCTGGCCACTCGGTGGAATACAACTGGTCGACGGCGACACGCGGCGAGACTGCATGCAGCGGCGCGCACGACAGCAGTGCGGCGAGCGAAAACAGGAGTACGCGCGACCGGTGGCATGAAGAAAGCGACATGAGTTTCCCGAGTGTCGGGCTCGTATTGCGCACGTACTCAGACCCAGTCCGCAGTGCCCGCGTCCGTGCGGGAAGTCTTTTTGAACGCAACCCTGCCAGGGATATGTAGTTCGATCGTCGTACCCTCACCAGGCTTGCTCTTGACGAGAAGGTGTCCGCGAATACGTGCGGCTCGTTCCTGCATACCCTTGATTCCCCAATGGCCCGCGGGCGCGAGTTTGTGCGTATCGAATCCTTGCCCGTCATCCTTCACTTCGATCAGCATCGACGAACGCTGGAACGCAATCCGCATATCGATGCGCGTCGCCTGGGCGTGGCGGAAGGCGTTGGTGACGCCTTCGGTAGCAATTCGAAATGCTTCCTCGAGCACCACGGGGTGGAGCTCTCTCGCTGCTCCTTCGACGGACAATTCGAAGCGCGCGCGGTGATCCCGCATCATTTCACTGCCGAAGATGCGCAGGGCTTCGGACAGATCGCCATCCTCGAGCGTCGAGGCACGCAGGTTCGTCACCTTGCGGCGTCCGTCCGCGAGCACGTCGTCCGCGCGCTCGAGTGCGTCCTCCATGAGCGCGCGCGCGGGCTCGTGCGCAGGTATGCGGTCCAGCGCAAGCTGGAAGCGCAACATCAACCCCTGCACGCCCTGCAGGAACGTGTCGTGAAGATCGCGTGCGATGCGTTCTCGCTCCACGATTCGCTCTTCGAGTCGCAGGCGCAGTTGTGCCTTCGCCTGGCGTAACCACCAGGAAAAAACCAGCAGCAGCAGACCCAGCGCGGCCAAAACCCACAGCGCGGTGAACCAGCCCGTTTGCATGAACGTGGGCGGAACAATGAGGTCGATCGCGGCGCCGGCGTCGTTCCACAAGCCATCGTTGTTAGACGCGATCACGCGGAAGCGGTATTGGCCGGGTTTGAGATCGGTATAAAACGCCTGGCGACGCGTGCCGACATCCTGCCAGGCCGACTCGTGACCTTCGAGCCGGTATTTGAAGCGAACGCGCTCGGGGACGGTGAGGCTCAGCGCGGTATAAGCGATCTCGAGATTGCGCGTCTTGGCAGGCAGCCTGAGCGCACCTCTCAACGTGAAAGCATCGTGGTTCATGCCGTCGGCCTGCACCGTCTTCACGTACACCGTGGGAATATTGGTGTTGCGGGATCTGTGCACCGGGTCAGTCCAGGCGACGCCATCACCGGTGGCGAACCACACCCGACCGTCTTCGCCAACTACGAGTGTCGGCAGCGGCCGAACCGAAATCGGGCCGCTCGGCATTCCATCGAGGGCATTGAGCACGGTGTGGGCGACGGGGTGACTCGCGTCGGTGCCCAGCTTCCGGATTTCTGCCGCATCGATGTGCACGGCACCCTGCGCGGTGTTCAGCCACAGGTCACCATCGGGCAGCTCTCCTATTCCGGAGACGGTCGAGAACTGGACACCCCCGGCGCCCGCGACCGGATGGAAGGCGCTTCCGTCAAACCAGGCGAGACCGCGCTCGCTTCCAACCCACATGTGGTTTCCACGCACGGTCACCGCCAGGACCGCGCCAGCGTCCAGCCCGTCGGTGGCACCGAAGATTGTGATGCGACCGTTCTCGAGTCGAGCGAGGCGACTGTTCGCATAGCCGAGCCACAAGCGTCCCTGCTCATCAGCCTTCAATACGGTGGCCGGTTCCGCG
This sequence is a window from Pseudomonadota bacterium. Protein-coding genes within it:
- a CDS encoding class I SAM-dependent methyltransferase — encoded protein: MDSLPIIRWLEDGKAFEARWRSHSGALPATHVVVADGKMTADEAYGLACQGTALLWRGDFQEARQMLTALGNRADRRKRGARTSAAASSASSADVFHLYRQARSQRARTLNALLVPLDADYSIPLRRAPDIRPACAEAYGPAETASVTSLRALLGVIGAHEWRTKGIEIPEAGGRIHPHFGVFAPIRREYVDLVSTTPLPAACASARVAFDIGTGTGVLAAVLARRGIERVVATDLDPRALLCARENIRQLGLSERIDVVQADLFPEGRAALVVCNPPWIPARPSSPMENGIYDPESRMLRGFLRALPGHLAPGGEGWLILSDLAEHLGLRTRAQLLGEFETADLRVLGRNDVPPRHPRAADKTDPLHIARAAEITSLWRLAAR
- a CDS encoding DUF5062 family protein, with the translated sequence MKKLKHEAELFKAGLLAAMKYAQERGAVEFEPTDSASQKLLYVYRLLVHDKLIQPLPEDQVAENTMRHKLAIWYSKQLPEDHPLLK
- a CDS encoding SDR family NAD(P)-dependent oxidoreductase, producing the protein MSSINTHANRVAVVTGAARGIGQAISRQLGERGAKLVLVDLEAATETASKLSASGAESLCVNADVSLPEDWERIAAMTIERFGRADILVNNAGIYPFAEFDKLTYELWSRVLRVNLDSQFLGAKALVPLMQRNGWGRIVNVSSNSIAIAATGLSHYMASKMGAIGLTRGLANDVAPLGVTVNAVCPALTDTPGQRSRPRAELEAVAGLQAIKRIAQADDIVGPILFLTSDDAGFMTGQTLVVDGGMFKL
- a CDS encoding response regulator, which translates into the protein MEIIDRSHQTVFIVSGDEVVRSGLEQVLYAQGIYAITFETAAAYLQYPERDAPGCVILDVVLPDMCGLDLQLQLAGACPPVLFVTQQADVVYSVRALKAGALDFLTTPLQPHTMLRAVRAALDLDRIMRVERAREIELRQRLATLTHRERQVLPLVAGGSLNKQSAAELGVTEITIQVHRRRIMQKMQAASFADLVRMAYFLGIPALGVSRPARSSSRIGGDCKVVTFRETRRFVELPGTN
- a CDS encoding response regulator transcription factor; translation: MSTPPLTPSTSGRIRILAADDHPMIRDGIALSVQAQPDMEFVGEASNGREALLQYRALRPDVTLLDLNMPVMGGVDTIVAIREEFPDARIVVLTTYNADVLAMRALKAGALGYLLKSSLRKDLMHAIRAAHQRKRYVPSEVALAIAEHVGSEDLSEREIDVVRGVASGLSNKEIAARLSLSEETVKGYLKSVMAKLNASDRSHAVAIAIARGILEL
- a CDS encoding triple tyrosine motif-containing protein gives rise to the protein MSLSSCHRSRVLLFSLAALLSCAPLHAVSPRVAVDQLYSTEWPAGDGALSGIVTIEQSADGYLWAGTATGLFRFDGVQFEHVGLGEGQLLSNNVYSLWAPPEGGLWVGYTFGGATFIKDGRFTHYAKGLPRNTVVDFARDAAGTLWAATTRGVFFLDDGEWIAPSAEWNAPQGVNSFLADRSGTLWAISGRSILVLRPGTHRFEDTGTVLPGTMRSHLLLQPPHDVAWAVSQEDEKTVSLRAPAQGRKVIVRLDSSGTEILTPGLFDQHGYLWLVTNKRVRRLQLSDRAGSEITGDEEPSEIRGQRAYFTNSTLEDREGNIWLGTSAGLIRLREPAVIRVALPLGPSTMATGADGVWIGTVRKALFRSTGSRLIPVEPPPGAATEQEFTCFYTDPRGDLWIGSLDRIWNLRNGRWRSIKRPSELRSPGAGSGSIQAMAMDREGALWVSVVRGDVYRVEGNEWIPRGGSGGLPAGPATVLKSDEQGRLWLGYVDGRLARLENGRVTLFGAAHGLDGGAVLAVTVRGSRVWVGSERGLVWFDGAAFHPVVSAANLRLAAVTGIAELPGGDVWLNTADGAVHLDAAEIAKLGTNPAHAVTGTVLDSLDGMPGAPVSLRPVPTLAISNDGKVWFTTGDGVAWTDPGYRPRNTIIPTVYVKSVQADGTNHDAFTLSGALRLPAKTRNLEIAYTALSLTVPERVHFKYRLEGHESAWQDVGTRRQAFYNDLKPGRYRFHVIASNNDGLWNKTGAAIDLLVPPTFTQTGWFTALWVLGALGLLLLVFSWWLRQAKTQLRLRLEERIVERERIARDLHDTFLQGVQGLMLRFQLAMDRIPAHEPARALMEDALERADEVLVDGRRKVTNLRASTIEDGDLPEALRLLGSEMMRDLGARFELSVEGSPRELHPVVREEAFRIAAEAITNAFRHAHATRIDARIAYGRSSVLLEVKDDGQGFDSRKLAPAGHWGLKGMQERAARIRARLLVTSRPDEGTTIELHIPGKVAFKGVSRIDSGSTDWA
- a CDS encoding triple tyrosine motif-containing protein, translating into MAQSADGYLWVGSTTGLFRFDGVQFERVGFGDKQLSSNIFALWAPPDGGLWVGYGFGGATFIRDGQITHYSQAEGLPRGSVLYFVKDAAGRLWAGTTRGFFYLHDGKWVAPDATWNAPRRLDWGLADGEGGLWAISGRAVVTLRPGTRRFEEIGVVLPDTNTRSSLNRSPDGTVWVLSQDSEDTISLRAPTKDRTTRIKLGSGSAAEDFSMGLFDRHGYYWLVTNKRVRRLRLSDSAMSEIRGDELASATPPQASSYTNTALEDLEGNIWLGTSAGLVMLREPAVVRVAVGPAVIAPAGDGVWFGAARKDLFRIARDSGRAMPADPPPGKAPDAWFTCFYTDPLGDLWIGTRNQIRHLRQGRWHSIEPPKALKSPGAGSGEIQAMAMDKAGALWVSIARVGVYRVEGNDWIARDGYDALPAEPATVLKADEQGRLWLGYANSRLARLENGRITIFGATDGLDAGAVLAVTVRGNHMWVGSERGLAWFDGSAFHPVAGAGGVQFSTVSGIGELPDGDLWLNTAQGAVHIDAAEIRKLGTDASHPVAHTVLNALDGMPSGPISVRPLPTLVVGEDGRVWFATGDGVAWTDPVHRSRNTNIPTVYVKTVQADGMNHDAFTLRGALRLPAKTRNLEIAYTALSLTVPERVRFKYRLEGHESAWQDVGTRRQAFYTDLKPGQYRFRVIASNNDGLWNDAGAAIDLIVPPTFMQTGWFTALWVLAALGLLLLVFSWWLRQAKAQLRLRLEERIVERERIARDLHDTFLQGVQGLMLRFQLALDRIPAHEPARALMEDALERADDVLADGRRKVTNLRASTLEDGDLSEALRIFGSEMMRDHRARFELSVEGAARELHPVVLEEAFRIATEGVTNAFRHAQATRIDMRIAFQRSSMLIEVKDDGQGFDTHKLAPAGHWGIKGMQERAARIRGHLLVKSKPGEGTTIELHIPGRVAFKKTSRTDAGTADWV